AATACCAAAAGAAAAACTGGTGTTAACGTCCTTGGTATTCAAAAGGTTAACGTCGATAATTTTGACATTAACTGCTACTTGCCGGCGACGGATATCTAACTGAGTAAGTTGAGCCATAGCCATCTCAACCAATCTTGGTGGCCCAATCAAAGTCAAAGAATTTGTGCGTTCATCTCCAAGTGCCTGTAAACCCCGGAGTAAAGGTTTAGAATCCTGAAAATCTATGCGTTGAGTTTCAACTCTTGTTTCTGTAGTTGTCTGAGTTTGAGTAATCGGAGCAGCTCCAGCAGCCACAGGAACAGCACTGACATTAGTGACTTGGCGTTCGCGGTTAACGGCACTTTCTGCACCTAAGGAGACCAAAAAGTTGAGAGCAGTCCCCACTGTTACTTGATTCAGTCGCAGGTTCCGCATGACTACATCACGAGTAGAATTGGGTAGCCTCGGCCCGACAAAAACTGTGCGACCACTACGGTTTGCTTCCAAACCACTCAGACGCAAGACATAGTTGAACACATCCTGTACAGGTTCGTTTTCTATATCCAAAGAAATTGTCTGTCCAGCAGTTTGTCCCCCTTGTCCCCCCTGTCCTCCTGTTGCTTCTGCTCCTGTATAAGCCAAATTCAAACCAGCAGCACGAGCCAGCAATGATAATACTTCCCTGACTGGTGCATCTCGCAGCACAAGCCGGGGTACACGTTCTTGAGTTCCCAAGTCAACGCTGCTGGGAGAAGCATCAATATTAGAAATGGCAATATCTCCTACTGGCGGTGCAACAGCTCTAGGTAAGAAAGGCGGGGCTTGGGTTTGACCTTGTCCTGGCCCGGCTGTTTGTGCTGGTGTGCCGTCAATACTGCTGACTTGTGGGTTGGGAACAACAGGCGGAACAGATGGACTGGGGTTAGGAGTCGGTGCTTGGGGAGGTGTTGGTGCTGATACTGTGGTTCCTGCACTGGAAGTTAAGCCAAGAGTAATATTGTTTGTTCCACGCATCAAAGGCTGAGTATTGGGAGCGCTGTCAGTACCAATTGCCAATACTCTGATGCTATTGGTATCTAGTTGAGTCACCTCAATTGAGGCAATTCCTGGAACGGGATTATCTTTGCGGAAACTATTGCCTTTGGGTAAACGTAGTTGAGTATTAATAATATCTGCAACTAAAGTTTTACCCCTCTGCGTCGTAAAAATTTGTGGTCGAGAGCCAGAAGAAGTTTTTAAAACAACATTCACTCCGCCATTAACATTTTTTAGCTGCACATCTGTAATTTGAGTAACCTGTGCTTTAACTGGTTGAGTAGCTAAAAAAACTATTGTGGTAGCACCTAATATTAAATCTAAACCTTTACCGTGAAGCTGTCTCACAGTTCATCCCTCACATTTCACCAAAATTTTTGACTATTTTTGCAACCAATTTCTTGGTATTTATACGTAAGTGCGGTCGCTGTTAATTGTGTTTATAGTTTGTATATTTCCCAAAAATTCTGCTGAAATATCACAGTGTCACTAAATTAATTTGAGGGGAGTGGGGACACGAGGGACAAGGAAGACACGGGAGACAAGGGGGACATGTTTGTCAAAATTTTTTCTTATGTTCCTGATCTCCCTAATCTGCCTCGTCTTTTGGTTACTCACCAATAATCCATTTATTTGGATTTTTAATCATGTTTATTAGACCGCTTAAAACTTGATTGTAAGTAGCGTATAGCTCTCTCCCTTGTAATACATCTAAGTAGTCACATTTGACAGCAAACTTAATCCATACTTGAGTTTCAGCAGCTTCAGCCTCGCAGTCATTTAATTTAGCAATGGAAGCAGCTTTATACCTGCGCTTTCTCCAAGCTTCTGCTAAATTGGCGCATACAGAACGTGATGAACGGCGAATTTGATCTATCAAAGCGTATTTTTCTTCTTGAGGAAACTTTTTTGACAGTTCAAAAATTTTCATAGCAGTATTGAATGCCAATTTAAATACCGCTAAATCTTCATGACTCTTAAAAGACTCCTTTCCCCTATTTCTTCGCTACTGCTTGAATCGCTGCAATATCTTCTGGAGAAAGTGGCATCAGCGCCTGTAATTGAAAAGATGTAGAAATAGGTGCTGGTCCTATCCGCACTAGCGTTTTGCCTGGTTCTGAAGCTGGTTGGGGAGCTAAGGTAGATTGATAGTCTTTCACTATCAATAAAGGCTGCAAACGCTCAATATTGCGGAGTATTGATTGCGTTTGCTCATAAGTTCCGATAATTTCCACATTCACACTTCTACGCTTCAGCTTGCCGTCTACCTGTTGTCCTAACGAACCATCGTTAATTGGTTCCGCTTTATCTGAAACTGGTACAAATTTCCTCAGTTCGGCTCTGGTAGTATTGATGGCAACTGTGGCGTTGTTAGACTCAACTAAACGATTTAAGTCCAGCAGTAAGGTATCTAAGGTTTTCTCATTGGCAAACAAACCTAAAACTTGAGTTTGTTGCTGTTTAGCGTCTGCTAGTTCCTGTTTGACTTTATCCATCTGTTTGATGGTGGCTTTCTTTTGGTCAACTTGTCCTTGCAATTCACCTTGTTTAGCTTGGTTTTGTCCAAAAGTTTCCCAAGCTGGCATCACTAAGTTGAACAACATGTAAAGCGCACCAGCAAATCCCAATACCCCTATTAAGATGCCTATGACTTTGGGTGTAAAGCTAATACCAAAGACAACGGGGTAGGCTGATGCAGCCTCTAGTGATTCCCCATCTCCCACAAAATTAATATCTTGACTCAGCGTCATTTTTGAATGACTCCTGTTTTTTGCAAACTGCGAATACGTGCGACTAATCCCACTGTGCCTTTTTGTTCTAATTCTCGAATTAACTCTGAAGCTGGAATATCGCTGAGAGTGGTTTGAATAGTGTATCTGGCTACTTTCGGTGGTTTAATGACTACACCTGTTTGAGTACCAGGATTTTTTACTGGCGCATCTACTAGTTCTGTGGAAATAATTTTGACTTCACTAGCTTTAAAGAAACGAGATTGTTGCAAACTAAGCAAAAAATCGTTGACATCATTGAAAGAGCGAGCTATACCAGTAATTTCTACTCCTCCGGCGGGATTTGGTGGTGGCTGTCCCTCGGCTGCGGCAGCAGGTGCTATTTGCTTGACATTTTCTATTTGTACTGTAGCTGGAATGCGATCGCGCAAATCTTGTAACATTGCAGACCAAGGACGAATCTGATCAAACACAGCCACTAAAGATTGAGTTTCCCCCTTAACTTTATTGGTTTCTTCCTTAATCTTGTTAATACTACCGATTTGGGCATCTAAGCTTTTACTCTCCTCTTCCAGTTGTGCAATTACTTGCTCCAACTCAGCATTTTTTGCTTGCAAAAGCCACCAACCAGTTGCTACAAAAGCTGGAAAAATAACACCAATTGCCACTCCAATAAACACAGGTGCTAAATTACCTGTATTCATCGGTACTTTGACCTTTTTTTCAGTATTTTTCTGAAAATTTGGGCGATCCTTAAGAAAATTAATATCTAAACTGTACATTTTTCGTCATTTGTAATTGGTTAGTAGATAGTGGTTAGTGGTTAGTCGTTGGTGGTTAGTGTTAATGGCTTACTACTCCACCCTTACGGGAAGCCCTTCGGGTAGCTCCCTCCGGGACGCTACTCTTACGAGAAGCCGCTAGCGCGTCTACGCGAACGCAGTCGCTCATGGGGGAAACCCCCTGCGTAAGAGTCGCTGTCTCACCGCTTGCGCGTCTACATACCCCTCATACCCCTCACATCCCCCACACTCCCCACACCTCTCACACCTCCCGCATCCCAAGCCCCAGCACAATCCCCAACCCAGGACGTTGCACAGTTGGAAACTTTTCTTCCTCAACTTGCAAGGATAAAGATCCAATGGGGTCTACTTGAGAGGTCGGCAAACTCAATCGTTGCGTGAAGAACTCATCCAACTGGGCCAGTCCTCCACCTGATCCTGACAAGAAAATCTGCGCTACCTCTAAGTTTTCACTTTGGTTGAGATAAAAATCGATGGAACGGCGTAGTTCATCTGTCAGTTCTCCCAACACCCGCATCATTGCTGCTATACCAGGATTAGCCTCGGTGACACCTGTTTTTGCACCTTCCATAGTATTTAGAGGAATAGTCATCCCCTGCAACAATTCCATATCTCGTGACGCAGGTAAACTCATTGCTCTGGCCAGTGCCATTTGCATTTGATAAGTCCCCAAGGGGACTGTCCGTGAAAATTGCGGTACTCCGTTAACGATGATGGCAATTTCTGTACTGTCGAATTCTATATCGACTAAAACTGCTGCTTCTTGTGGCCCGTATTGCCGCAACTGATCACGAATTGTCCGAATCAGTGCAAAAGAATTGATTTCTAAGACATCAATTTGTAATCCTGCCTGCTCGAATGTATTTATGTAGGTATCAGTAATTTCCTTGCGAGTTGCAACCAGCAGCACTTGTACTTTTTCAATCCCATCCTCATCTATAAAGTACCCAAGTTTTTGATAATCTACATCAGCTTCTTCACGAGGATAGGGTAAATATAAGCTTGCTTCATGGTGTAACACCATCTCGCGTAGTTCTTTATCATCTAATTCTGATGGAACAGGTATAAGGCGTACAATTGAATCTCGTCCCGTGACAGCAGTGGCAACGCGAGAAGCTTTGATTTTACTCTCTGTGAGTGCCTGCTGAATGATTTGTGCCATTGCTGGAGGATCAGCAATTTGACCATCAACAAAAACACCTTCTGGAACCGGTACTGATGTTAAAGCGTCTAGTTTCAGACCTTGGCGTTGTTTGCGTAAACGAGCGACCTTGACGCATTGTGGCGCAAGTTCGATGCCAACTCCGCCCTTAGATTTGCTAAACAGATTATTGATGCTTTTAACCACTGTTGTGTCCGCATGAATGCTAAATTGAAAAATTTAAATGTTATTTGTCCTCTGTACATTTGTCATTTGTTGATTGTTAGTTATTAGCTACTTACCACTAACTACTAACCAATAACCATTGACCAATGACCATTGACCAAGGACGAATCATCAACTTTTTACCCTGATTGAACTGAAAAACTATAAGCACAATGATTCAAGTTCAAAAATTCAAAAGATTAACTATTTGGGCCTTAGTTGGCTTACTGACAAGTTGGATTGTCAGTTGCAGTACAGGTAACGTTAACCCAAGCACAAAACAGGCATCGTCAGGAGCGGCAAAAATTGAGTTTTGGACTATGCAACTCAAACCTCAATTTACCGACTACTTCCAAAGCCTGATTGCGACTTTTGAGTCACAAAATCCAGGTGTAAAAGTTAACTGGGTGGATATACCTTGGGCAGAAATGGAAAACAAAATTTTAACAGCTGTCTCCGCAAAAACGCCACCTGATGTTGTGAACCTAAATCCGGATTTTGCATCTCAGTTAGCAAGTAGAAATGCTTGGTTAGATTTGGATACAAAAGTCCCAAATAATGTACGCTCTTCATATTTACCGAATATATGGAAAGCTAGCACGCTGAATGGTAAGAGTTTTGGAATACCCTGGTATCTCACCACACGGCTAACTATTTATAACACTGATTTATTAAAACAGGCAGGTATCAATAAGCCACCTGCTACTTATACTGAATTGGCACAGGTAGCTCAACAAATTAAAGATAAAACTGGTAAGTATGCCTTTTTTGTCACTTTTGTTCCGCAAGATTCTGGTGAAGTTTTAGAATCTTTTGTACAAATGGGAGTTACCCTGGTAGATTCCGAAGGAAAAGCTGCTTTTAACTCTACGCAGGGTAAAGCAGCATTTCAGTATTGGATAGATCTTTACAAAAAAGGTCTCCTGCCAAAAGAAGTATTGACACAAGGGCATCGTCATGCTATAGAGTTATATCAATCTGGAGAAACGGCTTTACTAGCTTCAGGCCCGGAATTTCTCAAACAGATAGCTAATAATGCACCTGCGATCGCTAAAGCTTCTGCCATAGCACCCCAAATTACTGGTGACACGGGTAAGAAAAATGTCGCTGTGATGAACGTAGTTATCCCTCGTGACACCAAACAACCAGACGCTGCTGTCAAATTTGCGCTGTTTGTGACCAATGATGAAAATCAGCTAGCCTTTGCTAAACAAGCAAATGTTTTACCATCCACAGTCAAGGCTTTATCTGATAGCTATTTCAAGAATGTATCAGCGAACGCCTCGACTATAGATAAAGCTAGGGCAATTAGTGCTAGTCAAATGCAACAAGCAGAAGTTCTAACCCCTACTTTGAAAAATTTCAATATCCTGCAAAAGGCAATTTATGAGAACCTGCAAGCAGCAATGTTAGATGAAAAGACTGTGGATAAAGCTGTAGAAGATGCAGCACAGGAGTGGAATAGCCGTAGTCAATAGTCAATGGTCAATGGTCAATAGTCAATGGTCTATTTGAAATTCTCTGCACTCTTAACAATGGACTGTTGACTTTTGACTATGGACTCTTGATGCTTAATTCTTTTAAAAAATGCCCTATTAAATACAATGAACCACATAAAACGACCAAATTATCCGTCGAAGAAAAAGCTACTTCTAGCGCAGATACTACATCTGGAAAAGTAGTACAAATACTCAATTCTGGACAAATCTCATTAGCTAGCTTTGCTAATTCGTCAGGATTAGCTGAACTATGATCAGGTACTGGTACTAAATACAATTGGTCATTTGGTCGGAGTAAGGCTTGAAAAATTTCTTGATGGTCTTTAGTTGAAAGCATTCCCATCACCCAAGTCACGCCAATTTTGGAGCCACTGCGTTGCGGAGGTTCCCTCCGTTGTAGCACGTGGCGTGATTTTGGATTTTGGATTTTGGATTGGGTATTAGACAATGGGACAGTATCGGTTTCTCCAGGCTTTAATAAAAAATCTACATAATTTCGCAAAACTTGAGCTGCTGCCGGGTTATGAGCGCCATCAAGCAATAGTTTATAATTTTTCCAAGTAATCCATTGCATTCGCCCCGGCCACTTGGTTTTGGCCATACCATCAATAATGGCTTGCTCAGAAATTTGCCAACCCTTTTGTTGCAAAATTTCCAAAGCACATAAAGCTATAGCTGAATTTGTCAACTGAATTTGTCCCTGTAGCGGCAAAGGGTATTTGATAGTGTAATCTCCCCCCCCCCGGTTCTCCCCACTTACCAATCTTTCATATTCTGCCCATCCCCCATCAATTTGACGGGCTGGTTGTGGTGTGTAGATGGGGCATTGTAATTCCAAAACGCGCGATCGCACAACTTGTTCTGCATCTGGTGGCAAGGGGCCAATCACAGCCGGACATCCTGGTTTGAGAATACCCGCTTTTTCTCTAGCGATATCAGCAACAGTAGGGCCAAGTCGCTGCCAATGTTCACGACTAATAGATGTAATAACGGTAATCAGAGGTTGTTCACAGACATTAGTAGCATCTAAGCGTCCTCCCAAT
Above is a genomic segment from Fischerella sp. JS2 containing:
- a CDS encoding sugar ABC transporter substrate-binding protein — its product is MIQVQKFKRLTIWALVGLLTSWIVSCSTGNVNPSTKQASSGAAKIEFWTMQLKPQFTDYFQSLIATFESQNPGVKVNWVDIPWAEMENKILTAVSAKTPPDVVNLNPDFASQLASRNAWLDLDTKVPNNVRSSYLPNIWKASTLNGKSFGIPWYLTTRLTIYNTDLLKQAGINKPPATYTELAQVAQQIKDKTGKYAFFVTFVPQDSGEVLESFVQMGVTLVDSEGKAAFNSTQGKAAFQYWIDLYKKGLLPKEVLTQGHRHAIELYQSGETALLASGPEFLKQIANNAPAIAKASAIAPQITGDTGKKNVAVMNVVIPRDTKQPDAAVKFALFVTNDENQLAFAKQANVLPSTVKALSDSYFKNVSANASTIDKARAISASQMQQAEVLTPTLKNFNILQKAIYENLQAAMLDEKTVDKAVEDAAQEWNSRSQ
- a CDS encoding folylpolyglutamate synthase/dihydrofolate synthase family protein, whose translation is MDIDSLLRPLQKFGIHLGLEASQKLLANLGNPHHQVPVIHVAGTNGKGSVCAYISSVLTEAGYRTGRYISPHLVDWTERICINQQPISSKEFCKLLQEVKAAISPNDDSPTQFEVITAVAWLYFAQEKVDVAVIEVGLGGRLDATNVCEQPLITVITSISREHWQRLGPTVADIAREKAGILKPGCPAVIGPLPPDAEQVVRSRVLELQCPIYTPQPARQIDGGWAEYERLVSGENRGGGDYTIKYPLPLQGQIQLTNSAIALCALEILQQKGWQISEQAIIDGMAKTKWPGRMQWITWKNYKLLLDGAHNPAAAQVLRNYVDFLLKPGETDTVPLSNTQSKIQNPKSRHVLQRREPPQRSGSKIGVTWVMGMLSTKDHQEIFQALLRPNDQLYLVPVPDHSSANPDELAKLANEICPELSICTTFPDVVSALEVAFSSTDNLVVLCGSLYLIGHFLKELSIKSP
- a CDS encoding PilN domain-containing protein, giving the protein MYSLDINFLKDRPNFQKNTEKKVKVPMNTGNLAPVFIGVAIGVIFPAFVATGWWLLQAKNAELEQVIAQLEEESKSLDAQIGSINKIKEETNKVKGETQSLVAVFDQIRPWSAMLQDLRDRIPATVQIENVKQIAPAAAAEGQPPPNPAGGVEITGIARSFNDVNDFLLSLQQSRFFKASEVKIISTELVDAPVKNPGTQTGVVIKPPKVARYTIQTTLSDIPASELIRELEQKGTVGLVARIRSLQKTGVIQK
- a CDS encoding AMIN domain-containing protein, with product MRQLHGKGLDLILGATTIVFLATQPVKAQVTQITDVQLKNVNGGVNVVLKTSSGSRPQIFTTQRGKTLVADIINTQLRLPKGNSFRKDNPVPGIASIEVTQLDTNSIRVLAIGTDSAPNTQPLMRGTNNITLGLTSSAGTTVSAPTPPQAPTPNPSPSVPPVVPNPQVSSIDGTPAQTAGPGQGQTQAPPFLPRAVAPPVGDIAISNIDASPSSVDLGTQERVPRLVLRDAPVREVLSLLARAAGLNLAYTGAEATGGQGGQGGQTAGQTISLDIENEPVQDVFNYVLRLSGLEANRSGRTVFVGPRLPNSTRDVVMRNLRLNQVTVGTALNFLVSLGAESAVNRERQVTNVSAVPVAAGAAPITQTQTTTETRVETQRIDFQDSKPLLRGLQALGDERTNSLTLIGPPRLVEMAMAQLTQLDIRRRQVAVNVKIIDVNLLNTKDVNTSFSFGIGNNFFVNDGGAAALNFGGSRPASSAEARTSVSSTPVISNPITGTPFLDVNNELIIPGGGSGTTIVNQSSNPITVGGVTVQPGSATVLPNRDATTYQPIPPSSTNPLQPGITNVNRGTNDVITIDAEGTISVSPGSTGTVTSALPSLYQFPKRFLLSLQSQVQSGNAKILTDPTLIVQEGQTANVNLTQQVVGNIKNEITRGDGSSTQTVTAEKEDVGLTLAVKVDRIDDNGFVSLSVAPTVKAPQAATNLNLGTGSQQIFLVSQRSLNSGLIRLRDGQTLILSGIIQDTDRTTVSKIPILGDIPLIGSLFRSTNKQNQRNEVVVLLTPQIMDDSEKSSYGYSYTPSPEVRQILERRGLQVPK
- a CDS encoding pilus assembly protein PilO, coding for MTLSQDINFVGDGESLEAASAYPVVFGISFTPKVIGILIGVLGFAGALYMLFNLVMPAWETFGQNQAKQGELQGQVDQKKATIKQMDKVKQELADAKQQQTQVLGLFANEKTLDTLLLDLNRLVESNNATVAINTTRAELRKFVPVSDKAEPINDGSLGQQVDGKLKRRSVNVEIIGTYEQTQSILRNIERLQPLLIVKDYQSTLAPQPASEPGKTLVRIGPAPISTSFQLQALMPLSPEDIAAIQAVAKK
- a CDS encoding pilus assembly protein PilM; this translates as MVKSINNLFSKSKGGVGIELAPQCVKVARLRKQRQGLKLDALTSVPVPEGVFVDGQIADPPAMAQIIQQALTESKIKASRVATAVTGRDSIVRLIPVPSELDDKELREMVLHHEASLYLPYPREEADVDYQKLGYFIDEDGIEKVQVLLVATRKEITDTYINTFEQAGLQIDVLEINSFALIRTIRDQLRQYGPQEAAVLVDIEFDSTEIAIIVNGVPQFSRTVPLGTYQMQMALARAMSLPASRDMELLQGMTIPLNTMEGAKTGVTEANPGIAAMMRVLGELTDELRRSIDFYLNQSENLEVAQIFLSGSGGGLAQLDEFFTQRLSLPTSQVDPIGSLSLQVEEEKFPTVQRPGLGIVLGLGMREV